The sequence below is a genomic window from Paenibacillus silvisoli.
TTCCGGGCGATGCAAGTGTCGCTTGGCGCGCTCGGCATTATCGTGCAGGTGAAGCTGAAGCTGCGGCCTGTCTATCGGATGCGCTACGAGAGCAAGCGGGTCCCGCTCTCCGCGTGCTTGGAGCAGCTGCCTGCGCTTGCGGATGCGCACCGGCATTTCGAGTTTTACTGGTTCCCCTACGCGGATCCTTGCCAGCTCAAAATAATGAACGAAACGGAAGAGCCCGCCACGCCGCGGCGGTTCCGCCACTATGTCAGCGACGTGCTGCTGGAGAACGCCGCCTTTGGCCTGCTGTCGGGGCTGTGCCGGCGGTTTCCGAAGCTGTGCGCGCCTGTCAGCCGGTTATCGGCTTCGCAGGTTCCGACCGGCAGCCGGGTCGATTACAGCCATCGCCTGTTCGCGACGCAGCGGCTAGTCCGCTTCAACGAGATGGAGTATAACCTGCCTGCCGATGCGATGCCTGCCGTGATCGAGGAGATGCGCGCGGTGATGGCGCGCGAACGGTTTGCGGTTCATTTTCCGATCGAGTGCAGGTATGCCCGGGGCGACGATATTTGGCTGAGCCCTGCGTATGGGCGGGATTCGGCGTATATCGCCGTTCATATGTACAAGGGCATGCCGTACGGGCCGTATTTTGCCGCGATGGAAAAAATCTTCCTGCGCTACGGCGGTCGGCCGCACTGGGGCAAAATGCATTCGCTTCACGCCTCGCAGCTGCGGGAGCTGTATCCGATGTGGGAGCCTTTTGTCCGGGTTCGCGAGCAGTTCGATCCTGACGGCGTGCTGCTGAATCCTTACTTGGAGAAGCTGTTCGGGGTTTCAAAGGTGTAGCATTCACGTTAGCGTTCATGGGGAGGGCATGCCGTTGAACCGGATCGAAATCGCTGCGCGCTGGTCCGTTATTGCCGCATATGCGGCAGTGGCGGCGGTGACGCAGCTGCTATGGGTGACGTTTACGCCGATTACGACAGACGCCGCGGCGCACTGGGGCGTATCGGTCGATGCCGTCGGCTGGCTGTCGCTCGTATTTCCGCTCGTGTACGTGCTGCTGTCGATTCCGTTTGGCATGGCGGCGGACCGCAGCTTCCGCGGAGCGCTTGTATGGGGAGCGGGCCTGACGGTGGCGGGAGCGGCGATTCGGCTTGCGCCCGGCTACGGGGCCGTGCTTGCCGGCCAGCTCGTCATTGCCGTGGGGCAGCCGCTCGTGCTGAACGCGGTCAATAAAATAGCGGTGCTCTATGCGGCACCGCCTAAACGTCCTGCCGCGATTGCGGCGGGTACGGCCAGCTTGTTTGTCGGCATTATGATTTCGAACGTGACGGTGCCTTTTCTAATGGATTGGGGCGGCATGTCCGCGGTCTTATGGACGCAAGCGGCCATTAGCTTGGTTGCCGGCCTCGTGCTGGCGTTCGTGCTTATGCGCGCGGTTCCTTTGTACGGCGATGAAGCTGCTGCGGGTACGGCTGCGGTGGGAGCAGGTGGCGTGGATCGTGCGCCGGTTGCGGCTTCGGCTGCTGCTGCGGCTTTGACTGCGCTTCGCGATTTGCGGGAGGTGTGGTCGGCGCGATGGGTTCGGGTGTTCAGCCTGCTTTTATTCGCCGGCTTCGGGATCTTCATCACGCTGGCCACCTGGCTTGAGGTGCTTGCAGATGGCATCGGCTACAATCCGGTGCAGGTCGGGACCGGACTTGGCCTGATGACGGCGGCCGGCATCGTTGGCGCGGCGGTTTTGCCGGATTGGGCCATGCGCGGCTGCCGGGCTAGAACGCTGCTGGCGCTGTCCCTTGCGGTGAGCGCCGTGCTGTTGGTTTTTCTTGCTGCAGGCATGCCGTACTGGCTGTTTTTGACGTTGCTTGGCTTGGCCGGACTGCTCCTGCTGGCGGACCTGCCTATCGTGCTGTCGTTTGCCGAAGCCAAGGCGGAGCCGCGTTCGGCCGGCGCCGTTACGGGATTGCTGCTGCTGTTCGGCAATCTCGGCGGCATTGTATTGTCGCTGCTTGTGCAGCTGCTTCTGGAGGAGCGGGTAATCGCAATCGGCGCGCTTGTGGTCGTGACGGCGCTCGTCGCGCCGTTCGCCCTGCGTTTTCCGGCGCAGGGGGCGGGGCGAACGTCAAAACCAGACAAATAGGGAGCGGAACAGACCTCGTTTACGGGTCGGAGCGGGAGCGGCGGAAGAGGGTGCAGGTTTGCTGGCAGGGCCAAGGGAGTCCGTCATTGCGGACGCGGCGGCGACTTCGGCTGCTGCCGTGCCTGCGGCAAAGGCGCTTTTGCCGCCCGGTGCAGCCATGGGCAGCTTGGCGTTCTCGATCGCGGCGGCGAGGTAATCGACCAAACGGCGGAGCTCCTCCAGCTCCGAGCGGTGCTGCAGGATTTGGGTCGCGACGACCTCGTCGGCTTTTTGCTCCAGCTTATATTCCACTTGTTCCAGACGGAAGTAAATCTCGCTCAGCTCGCCTGGGGAATTGGCCGTGCTTGCTTCGTGCTCGATGAGACCGGTCGCGGGATTGCTGTCCGTTGCGTTCGGCTGCTCCGGTTCCGGTAGGACGATCATGTCCATCGTATCTCCGCGTTCGAGTGCTTCCTTGATAAAGGCGAGCATCGCGAGGTCCTGCGTCGTGAAGATATAATGCCCAAATTTGTCCTTCTGGAAATAATGAGGGAAGTGGGAAGCCCAGCGTTTGACCGTGGTTTGGCTGACGTTCAACGACTCAGCTGCATCCTTGCTTTTGACAAGTTCCATTCCTATCACTCCGTTCGGTTGGGATGCATACGTTATTCGCGCTCCTCCGGCCACTCCCTGCAACGGTGACAAAGGAAGTGCCGATTCGCTAAACAAAGTGGTTTTGCGGGAACTCTCGCGCGTGTCCGGCGCCTGCCATTCGCCAAGTTTCACTGTGTTTTATGGCGGTCGGCGCCATGGGGGGGAGTGCGAAAGCTTCAAACTAGCAAAAATCGGCCCGTGCCGCATGCTGAGAGCACGATAACGTGCACTCAGTGGCGTAAACGCCGGGAAAGTGAGCTGAGAGCACGAAAAGATGCACTCGTCTCTCAAACTAGCTAAAATTGGCCCGCGCCGCATGCTGAGAGCACGAAAACGTGCACTCAGTGGCGTAAACGCCGGAAAAGGGGAGTCGAGAGCACGAAAAGATGCACTCGTTTCTTAAACTAGCCAACTCCTAACTGATACCGCACTCCTAGCGTCGGGAAGCGCAACTCTCGGCCCCGAGCTCGTGCAAAAAGAAAGCTGAGCATCGGAAAAACCGACGCTCAGCAATAGAAACGCTCCAAATCACCACGAAACGGACAACGAGCGTCGGGAAACCTGACTCTCAACCCTGAATTCGCGCAAAAAGAAAGCCGAGCATCGAAATATCCGACGCTCAGCACCAACTAGCGCGCCAATCCGGGCTTCGCCCTCGACTAGCGCCACTCTCGCTATCTCTGCACTCGCGCCTCAAGCGCGAAAACCTTACTTCCCGCTGCCAGCGAAGCTGTCTACATCAATAAACGGCGTCGCGCCTCCGGTGACGCTCGGCAGCCTGCCGTCCCACTTGTCGAGGGCTTTCTCCTGCACCTCGATCTGCTTCAGCTGGATCAGCTCCGGCGTAACCTCCTGCTTCTTCAGCTTCAGCGACTCCGCCTCCGCTTGCGCTTGCGCGATCTTCTGCTTCGCTTCGATCTGCACCCGTTTCAAGTCGTTCTCCGCCTTCAACGCCTGCTGCTGCGCAACCTGCTTCGCTTCGATCGACGCGTTGAACGCATCCGAAAACTTGAAATTCACGATGTTAATGTCGGCCACGATCAAGTTATACTTCGCGAGCCGCGTCGTCAAATGCTCCCGGACTTCGCCCGCAACGACATCGCGCTTGGCGATCAAGTCTTCCGCGGGATAGCGCGCGGTCACTTCCTTGACGATTTCCTGAATGGCGGGATTCACGATGACGCTGTCGAACGAGCCGCCGACGTTGTTCATCAGCTTATACGCGGCCGCTTTGTCGACGGAATAGTTGACGGCCACATGCGTCGAGACCGGCTGCAAATCCTTCGAGGACGCGCTCGTATCGGTTTCCGCCTTTGTCACCTGAACGTTCACCTGGATGATCGTCTGCACGAACGGGATCTTCATGTGAATGCCTGGCGACAGTATGTTATCATTCAATTTACCGAACGTTTTGTACAAGCCGACGTTGCCGTACTGGACCGTCTGAAAACCGTTAAAAGCGACGATGACACCAACGACGATTAAAAGGCCGAATAAAATGTAAGGCTTCAAGCTTACTTTTTTCACCGGATTCGGTTCAACAACATGCATGGACGACCCCTCCTTATGAATAGCTATGCGCATTTTCAGGGATACATACGAAGCTGATGGAAAAAGGTTCCTAAACGAAACGTAAAGGGAGGTGACGCGAAAAATGGAGCATACCGCGCAGGAAGTGGCAGAGTGGATGGTACAGGAGCTGCAATCGGCAGGCATGCTGCGGCAGGAGCAGGCGGTTGCGCATATTCGGGCGCACTTTGGCGAGCAGTTCATCTACGTCAATGAGAACGGCAACGAGTCCATCGACAAAGAAGTAAAGAAAAGATTTAAAAAGCTGCACGGCGGGCGCGCAGCTTGGGAGCGGGACGGTTTTTTCTGGGGATGGGTGTAGTGTAATGCGCGCAGCGTAGCGGCTGTCGCGCTAGACCGCGTAATCGATTTTGCCGTCGACCCAAATAACGAGCTCCCGTGCCGCCGCGTCATAGTCGACGAGGCCATGCGTAGAATAGTACCAAGTTTTGCTGTTCACCGCGCCCTCAGCCACGACGAAAATATTCAGCTCGTCATGATGCCGGCACAACGGCTCGGCAATGGACGGATCGACCGCGTCAATGCAAAGCTTCCAGCCTTCGCGCCCATCCGCGGGCGTAATCGCAAACGTCAGTTCATGCTGCTTGGAATCGAGAAACAGCCGGCCGCCAACCGTGTGGCGAATATACAAATGGTCCATTGGGTCCCCTCCTATATTAGGGAGTTTGATGGAGTCAAACTCTCACCGCTAATTGACAAAGCTAACTATAGCACACTATCATACTTACATAAAGTAAGTAAGTTACGGTAAATAAATCGAAAAAGGAGTGCTTGCGCATGATCGCAATCCATCCCGCACAATCGCGTTATTCCGGCAATACCGGCTGGCTGCAGTTTAATTTTAGTTTCTCGTTCGCCGATTATTACGACCCGAACAACATGAATTTTGGCCCGCTGCGCGTATTTAACGAGGATTATATTCAGCCTAATAAAGGATTCGGCACCCATCCGCACCGCGACATGGAGATCGTGACGGTCGTTATCAGCGGCGAGCTGGCGCATGAAGACAACACGGGCGGCAAAGAGATTTTGCGCGTCGGCGAGGTGCAGCGGATGACGGCCGGTACGGGCATTTTGCACTCGGAGGTCAATTCGTCGATGACGGAAACGGCCAATATTATGCAGCTGTGGTTTCTGCCCGAGGCCAAAGGGCTGGAGCCAGGCTATGAGCAGAAGGCGTTCGACCAAGCGGGGATGCAAAACGCGCTGCTGCCGATCGTTTCCAAAAGCATCGAAGGCGAGTCGATCGCAACGATCCATCAGGATCTTACGATTTACCTGTCCAAGCTGGAGGCCGGCAAGAGCGTGACCTTCAACCAGGATCCGGCGCGCAAAATCTACCTGTTCGTCTATGGTGGCAGCGTAACCTTGAACGGCGAGCATGCGTTGAACCGCAGCGATGCCGCGCGCATCACCGATCTGGCGGAGTTGGCGATCACCGGCGTCGAAGACGCGCAGTTTATGCTCATCGATCTGCCGGCGTAAATCGGTCCCGTGACGCTGCATAAGCGGCCCAAATCCCGTCAACAATGAGAGTAAACTCGAATCTAGCAATAGAACGGAGGAACTCTCGTGAACTATAAACCGGCCGAACTAGACGGACTGCAGCTTGCGCAGCTGCAACAATTCGAATCGGAGCTTCGCAAGCAGACCGCGATCGACATCGTGGTAGTCGCCTATCAGATAACGGCAGAGCCGGAAGGCAGCGGAGCCGCTGCTAGCGGCAAATAAGCAAGAAGCAAGAGCGTGTTTCCGCTAAGCCGGAGATCACGCTCTTTTTTTTACCCTTAATTTGGTCGTTAGAATGGGACTTTAGGAGGAATCCGCGCGTTTCATGCCGAAAAAGTAGTAAAAGATGGCGAAAAATATGGACGGAGTAGGAGATATCGGCATGAAATGGATATCGGGTAACGCGCTTGGCAATACGTTTCGCAAATTCGGCGATGACAAGGAAGAGTATACGAAGGTGCTCTTCCTCTTTATTTACCTGTTTGCCGTTGCATCGGCCTCGACGGTCGGACGGACCGCGGCGGACGCCTTGTTCCTTTCCCGGTTCGGCGCTTCGCAGCTCTCCTTCATGTACGTGCCGCAGTCCGCTGCGCTGCTGCTGATCGGGCTAATGTTCCAGCGCTTCAGCCCAAGGTTTAGAATGGCTAATCTCGTGAAGGTGCTCATTCCCGTTATTGCGGCGCTTGTCTTGGTTTCCAGGCTCGGCGTAGGCATGGATCTCGGCTGGGTATATCCGGTTATTTACGTCGGCTTCGACGTGTTCAATTTCTTGATGGTTGTCTGCTTCTGGCAGTTCGCGTCCTCCATTCTGGATCAGCGCAAAGTAAAGCGGACCATCGGGCTTGTTGGCAGCGGCGGTTTGGTCGGCGGCATCGTCAGCGGTTTCGGGCTCAAGCTGATCGTGCCGCTCGTCGGGACGGCCAATCTGATTTGCTTCTATGCCGCGCTTCAGCTGATCGCGCTCGCGGCCGTCGTGAAGCTGCTCGGACTTGCCGGAAAAGGCTCGGATCTGTTCGCCGTAAGCAACATGCAGCGCAAGCGGACGGGAAGCGGCGGCTCCGGTTCAGGTTCAGGCACGAAAAAGAAAGAGGGGATGTTCCGCAACGTTCCGCATCTCAAGTACATTGCGATCATGTCCGCCACGCTCGTTATTACGCTGACGCTGATCGACTATCAGTTCAAGGTGATTTTGCGAGGTACGCTGCAGGACGACGCGCTGGCCGGATTCATGGGTAGCTTCTACGGATTCTCGGGCTTGCTTGCGTTGTTCATCCAGCTCTTCGTGGCCGGAAAGCTGCTGACGCGGTTCGGCGTTATGACTGCGATTCTCGTCTTCCCGGTTGCGCTCTTCGCGGGAAGCCTCGGCGTGCTGCTCATGCCTGTGCTAGCGATGGTCGTGATCGCCAAGGGCAGCGACAAAGTGCTCGGCGACACGATCAACTCGTCGGTCAATCAGCTCGTCATGTTTCCGATCCCGCCGGAATGGCGCAATCAGGCGAAGAGCTTCCTCGACGGCGTCGTGCGCAACGGGGCAAAAGGAATCGCCGCCGTCAGCTTGATCGTGCTATCGCAGCTGATGACGACGCAGCAGTTTAGCTATGTGATTTTGGCGCTGCTGTGCGGTTGTATCGTTGCGGCGGTCAAGGTGAAGGGCGCGTATTTGGAGGCGCTTCTATCCACGCTCAAGACGAGGGGGCACGATCTGCGCGAGGGGCAGCTCGATCTGATGGACCCTGCCAGCTTGCGGGTGCTGACGGACGCGCTGTCGCATCCCGAAAAGGTGCAGGTGCTGTATGCGCTGAAAATTTTGCAGGATATCGACGGATTCGACCTGCTGCCTCACATCGACGCTCTGCTCCGGCATCCTTCAAAGGACGTATGCGTGGAGGCGCTCCGCTATGTGGAACGGACGCAGCCGGCCGGGCAGGAAGATCGGCTTCTGGCGATTGCGGGCGAGGGGCACAGCCGGGTTCGGGCGGCCGCGCTGCTCGCGCTCGCATCGTATGCAAAAGACGAGTATCTCGATGCCATTACGGCGCGTCTGGATGAGACGGATATGGACGTGAAGTCCGGGGCGATTGCGGGCTTGATCAAGTATTACGGCATCGAGGGCATGTTCCGCGCGGTCGGTACGTTGAAGCAGCTGCTGGAAAGCTCGCGCGAAGACGAACGGATGTCGATGGCGATTTTGTTCGGGCGCATCGGGGTCCGGGAATTTTACAAGCCGCTTATTCCGCTGCTGAACGATACGGCGCCGCAGGTGCGCAAGTTCGCGGTGCAATCGGCGGGGGCGCTGCAAGTGCCAGAGCTCGTGCCGCATATCGTGCCGCTGCTGGCGCATAACGAGACGCGCGAAGCGACGGTTGAGACGCTTGCGGCTTATGAGGAGCGGGAGATTTTGAAGCTGCTCGGCTCTTATTTCGATGCGGACGCGGCGGTATCGCTGCATTTGCCGAAAGTGTACGAGCGCATTGGGTCGCAGCAAGCTTTTGAGCAATTGTTCGAGCGGTATGCGGCGGCTAATTTCGAGATGAGGGACAAGCTGCTGGAAGCGATGTCGCGGATGCGCAAAGGCATTCAGCAGGTGGATGCCAAAGGCATGGAAGCGAGCATTTTGCTGGAGCTGGAGTTATATTGGCGCTTCACGGCTTACCAGGGCGATTTGCTTGCCGCGGAAGGCTACGAGGACGTGGCGGAAGCCGCCGAACAGGCGCGCTCCGCGATGATCAAACGGGTGTTCCAGCTGCTCGGCTTCATCTATGAGGCCAAAACGATTCAAGCCGTCTACGTGAACTGGACCGACGGCGGCGCCCGCCAACAGGCGAATGCGGCGGAAGTGATCGATCAGCTGGTGCAGGGCAACCTGCGGCTGGAGCTGGCGAAGCTGATGTCGGCGTCACGGACGGTGACGGCGAGCGCTTCGAGGAACGAAGCGGCGCTCGATCTGAGCTGGATGAACGAGCAGGGCGACGAGTGGCTGTGTCAAGTGATTCAGTTTGCGTCAAGGAAAGGGACGGGCGCTTCGGCCGTCTCTGCCGGGGAGCATGTCGACGATGCTTGGCTGAGCGAGCAGATGGAACGGATCGGCTTATTGAAAAACGTTTCCCTGTTCCACGGCTTATCGGGCCGGGAGCTTTCGTTGATCGCGATGCGTATGGAGCGCGTGAGCTGCCCGAAAGGGAGCTTTGTCTTCCGGCAAAATGACCCCGGCGACGCGCTTTATCTCATCCAGAGCGGACGCGCCGGCGTGTATCAAGGCAAGGAGAAGCTGCGGGAGCGTCAGGCGGGGGACTGCTTTGGCCAGACGGCGATTCTGACCCGCCGGCTGCGTACGGCAACCGTTAAGGCGGAAGATTCGCTCGTGCTGTGGCGGTTGGAGTCGGCAGCCTTTTATGATGTGATTTTCGACCGCAGCGGTATTGCCTTGGAAATGATGAAGCTTCTATCGAGGCGGCTGCGCTCGAAGCTGGCGCAAAAGCCGAACACGGCGAAGGACGAACGGCAGCAGGCTCAGGCGATGAAGGAAGCAGCGGCAGGCAGCAGCGAGACTGCGCAGGAAGAGCTGGCGATGGGCGGCGACCATATTTTGCGGCGGGTGCTTATTTTGCAAAAAATCGAGCTGTTTGCCCGGTTGTCCCATGAGGATGTCATCGCGCTTGCGCAAATGGTGGAGGAAGTCGAGTACGCGCCTGGCGAATCGATTTGCCGGGTTGATGATTACGGCGATACGTTGTACGGTATCATAGAAGGAAGCGTCCGTGTACATAAAGGCAGCGAAACGTTCGCGGTGCTGGGCGAAGGGGAATGCTTCGGCGAGATGGCGGTCATCGACAGCGGACTGCGGTCGGCCGATTGCACGGCGGCAAGCAGGGCGGTTCTGCTGCAGCTGCACCGCGATCAGGTGTTTACGCTGTGCTTCCAAAATATCGGCGTGCTGCGGGGCATGATGCAGGTGCTGGCAGACCGGCTGCGCGGCATGCTGTAGAGTAGGGGAGTAGAAGAGTTGAAACGATGGTTGGTAGGAATCATGCTGGCATGCGGCGTTATGATGCTGCTTTCCGCGTGCGGGGAGAAGAGCAAAACGCCGTTGACGTATATCGATATGGTGCACTCGACGGATTTGAGCGCGGAACTTAACGAAAACGTGAAGCTAGGTATTAGCGAGCAGGAGCTTGTGACGCAGGCGGGCAAGCCGGAGCGCACGCTGAACAATGGCCGCGTGTTCATGTTCATGTACGAGAACTATCAGTACAGCTCGCTCGATAACGTGGTGCTGGCCTATTCGCCGGGCCCTGCGTTGGCGACGGCCAAAGGCGCGAAGCTCGGCGCGACGAAGGAAAGCGTCGAGAAGCTGTACGGCAATAGCTTCTACACGCGCGATGGCGCGATCGGCTACATCGACAAGGACAAGCGGCTCGCGCTCGAGTTCGCGGTTAAAGACGACCGCGTGGCGGCGATCACGCTGTCGTCGCTGAAGCTGTATGAGTAGCGGTTTTGGAAAAGACAGTCCCCGGTGGCGGTGGGGGACTGTCTTTTTGTTTTGGGTGGAGAGTCGGGGAAGCCGGCTCTCAGCTGCGAAAATGGTGGAAACGGATGACGAGCGTCGGGAAAGCCTATTCTCAACGGCAAAAGGGGCTCCCTCTCCCAACTAACTTCTAGCTATTGGTGTGTGCACGTTCCCACAAGCGGCGCGCAGGGATATGAGTTAGTTTCAGGGCTAAGAGCATGATTTCGTGCGTTCAGCAGAAGAATACGGCGGTTTTGCCGATGAGAGCACGTTTTCGTGCTTTCACCAAGCGGCGCGAAGGAATATGAGTTAGTTTCAGAACGGAGAGCACGAATTCGTGCATTCAGCAGAGGAATTCGGCGGTTTTGCCGATGAGAGCACGTTTTCGTACGCTCACGATCTGGCGGAGGGGGCGGCCAGTTGTTAGTTTGCTTGGTCTGCCGCTCGATAGCGGTATATCCGCTCTCAATCGCTGATTTGGTGAAGAACATCATCCACTATCGGATTTAACAAGCGCAAACGCGCCATTTTCAGCGCACGAGCCACCACGATAGCGGAATAGTCGCTCTCACGCGCCGATTCGGCGCCAACCAGTATCCAATAGCGGTATATCGCTATCGGAAGGCCAAACAGGCGCAAACCCACCATTTCCGACGCAATCTGTCGCCGTTAGCGACAAATCCGCTATCGGCCAGCCGCGCCCAGCCACCCCAGCGCCCCGCCCCACAAACACAAAAAAAGCGCCGCCCCCACAAACCCCGGGGGCGGCGCTTCTTTATTACAACGTCATGTCCACATAAAGCGGACCAAACGTCTCTTCCTTGCCGCCGGCGGCAAGGCGCAGCTCCAGCGTGTCGCCGTCCGCGAGCGGGCCGACGCCCGCAGGCGTGCCGGTGTAAATCACGTCACCGGCGCCCAGACCCATGCGAGTCCCGATGAAATCCACCAGCTGCTGCAGCGAGAAGATCATGTCTTTCGGGCAGCCTTCCTGTGCCTTCTCCTCATTTTTAAGCAGGCTAAAGGTTAATTGCGTGAAATCCTCCATGCCCGTGAACGGCACGAACGGACCGAGCACCGCCGAGCCGACGAAGCCTTTCGACAGCAGCCACGG
It includes:
- a CDS encoding D-arabinono-1,4-lactone oxidase; the encoded protein is MNGHAAMRIAWSNWSGSVQASPQTVLYPESIEAVVEAVLMCRRDGRRLRVVGTGHSFTPIAAAGDVMISLDRMQGLVEIDAEEETATVWAGTKLKLLGELLQGEGLAQENLGDIDVQSIAGAISTGTHGTGRTFGNIATQAVGLTLVTGTGEVVECSMDSHPDSFRAMQVSLGALGIIVQVKLKLRPVYRMRYESKRVPLSACLEQLPALADAHRHFEFYWFPYADPCQLKIMNETEEPATPRRFRHYVSDVLLENAAFGLLSGLCRRFPKLCAPVSRLSASQVPTGSRVDYSHRLFATQRLVRFNEMEYNLPADAMPAVIEEMRAVMARERFAVHFPIECRYARGDDIWLSPAYGRDSAYIAVHMYKGMPYGPYFAAMEKIFLRYGGRPHWGKMHSLHASQLRELYPMWEPFVRVREQFDPDGVLLNPYLEKLFGVSKV
- a CDS encoding MFS transporter; protein product: MNRIEIAARWSVIAAYAAVAAVTQLLWVTFTPITTDAAAHWGVSVDAVGWLSLVFPLVYVLLSIPFGMAADRSFRGALVWGAGLTVAGAAIRLAPGYGAVLAGQLVIAVGQPLVLNAVNKIAVLYAAPPKRPAAIAAGTASLFVGIMISNVTVPFLMDWGGMSAVLWTQAAISLVAGLVLAFVLMRAVPLYGDEAAAGTAAVGAGGVDRAPVAASAAAAALTALRDLREVWSARWVRVFSLLLFAGFGIFITLATWLEVLADGIGYNPVQVGTGLGLMTAAGIVGAAVLPDWAMRGCRARTLLALSLAVSAVLLVFLAAGMPYWLFLTLLGLAGLLLLADLPIVLSFAEAKAEPRSAGAVTGLLLLFGNLGGIVLSLLVQLLLEERVIAIGALVVVTALVAPFALRFPAQGAGRTSKPDK
- a CDS encoding MerR family transcriptional regulator codes for the protein MELVKSKDAAESLNVSQTTVKRWASHFPHYFQKDKFGHYIFTTQDLAMLAFIKEALERGDTMDMIVLPEPEQPNATDSNPATGLIEHEASTANSPGELSEIYFRLEQVEYKLEQKADEVVATQILQHRSELEELRRLVDYLAAAIENAKLPMAAPGGKSAFAAGTAAAEVAAASAMTDSLGPASKPAPSSAAPAPTRKRGLFRSLFVWF
- a CDS encoding prohibitin family protein, which codes for MHVVEPNPVKKVSLKPYILFGLLIVVGVIVAFNGFQTVQYGNVGLYKTFGKLNDNILSPGIHMKIPFVQTIIQVNVQVTKAETDTSASSKDLQPVSTHVAVNYSVDKAAAYKLMNNVGGSFDSVIVNPAIQEIVKEVTARYPAEDLIAKRDVVAGEVREHLTTRLAKYNLIVADINIVNFKFSDAFNASIEAKQVAQQQALKAENDLKRVQIEAKQKIAQAQAEAESLKLKKQEVTPELIQLKQIEVQEKALDKWDGRLPSVTGGATPFIDVDSFAGSGK
- a CDS encoding DUF6953 family protein; translation: MEHTAQEVAEWMVQELQSAGMLRQEQAVAHIRAHFGEQFIYVNENGNESIDKEVKKRFKKLHGGRAAWERDGFFWGWV
- a CDS encoding pirin family protein gives rise to the protein MIAIHPAQSRYSGNTGWLQFNFSFSFADYYDPNNMNFGPLRVFNEDYIQPNKGFGTHPHRDMEIVTVVISGELAHEDNTGGKEILRVGEVQRMTAGTGILHSEVNSSMTETANIMQLWFLPEAKGLEPGYEQKAFDQAGMQNALLPIVSKSIEGESIATIHQDLTIYLSKLEAGKSVTFNQDPARKIYLFVYGGSVTLNGEHALNRSDAARITDLAELAITGVEDAQFMLIDLPA
- a CDS encoding Npt1/Npt2 family nucleotide transporter encodes the protein MKWISGNALGNTFRKFGDDKEEYTKVLFLFIYLFAVASASTVGRTAADALFLSRFGASQLSFMYVPQSAALLLIGLMFQRFSPRFRMANLVKVLIPVIAALVLVSRLGVGMDLGWVYPVIYVGFDVFNFLMVVCFWQFASSILDQRKVKRTIGLVGSGGLVGGIVSGFGLKLIVPLVGTANLICFYAALQLIALAAVVKLLGLAGKGSDLFAVSNMQRKRTGSGGSGSGSGTKKKEGMFRNVPHLKYIAIMSATLVITLTLIDYQFKVILRGTLQDDALAGFMGSFYGFSGLLALFIQLFVAGKLLTRFGVMTAILVFPVALFAGSLGVLLMPVLAMVVIAKGSDKVLGDTINSSVNQLVMFPIPPEWRNQAKSFLDGVVRNGAKGIAAVSLIVLSQLMTTQQFSYVILALLCGCIVAAVKVKGAYLEALLSTLKTRGHDLREGQLDLMDPASLRVLTDALSHPEKVQVLYALKILQDIDGFDLLPHIDALLRHPSKDVCVEALRYVERTQPAGQEDRLLAIAGEGHSRVRAAALLALASYAKDEYLDAITARLDETDMDVKSGAIAGLIKYYGIEGMFRAVGTLKQLLESSREDERMSMAILFGRIGVREFYKPLIPLLNDTAPQVRKFAVQSAGALQVPELVPHIVPLLAHNETREATVETLAAYEEREILKLLGSYFDADAAVSLHLPKVYERIGSQQAFEQLFERYAAANFEMRDKLLEAMSRMRKGIQQVDAKGMEASILLELELYWRFTAYQGDLLAAEGYEDVAEAAEQARSAMIKRVFQLLGFIYEAKTIQAVYVNWTDGGARQQANAAEVIDQLVQGNLRLELAKLMSASRTVTASASRNEAALDLSWMNEQGDEWLCQVIQFASRKGTGASAVSAGEHVDDAWLSEQMERIGLLKNVSLFHGLSGRELSLIAMRMERVSCPKGSFVFRQNDPGDALYLIQSGRAGVYQGKEKLRERQAGDCFGQTAILTRRLRTATVKAEDSLVLWRLESAAFYDVIFDRSGIALEMMKLLSRRLRSKLAQKPNTAKDERQQAQAMKEAAAGSSETAQEELAMGGDHILRRVLILQKIELFARLSHEDVIALAQMVEEVEYAPGESICRVDDYGDTLYGIIEGSVRVHKGSETFAVLGEGECFGEMAVIDSGLRSADCTAASRAVLLQLHRDQVFTLCFQNIGVLRGMMQVLADRLRGML
- a CDS encoding fumarylacetoacetate hydrolase family protein, with protein sequence MSSAMDTIRNIYCVGRNYALHAKELGNEVPEEPIIFSKPTHALHPAVGKLELPGSIGEIHYELEVVVRIGASYRPGMKAEELIDGIALGIDLTARDVQSVLKKKGQPWLLSKGFVGSAVLGPFVPFTGMEDFTQLTFSLLKNEEKAQEGCPKDMIFSLQQLVDFIGTRMGLGAGDVIYTGTPAGVGPLADGDTLELRLAAGGKEETFGPLYVDMTL